A section of the Bacillus sp. HSf4 genome encodes:
- a CDS encoding IclR family transcriptional regulator, translating to MTVETKQPDLLNSVKNALRLLQSFTLDSPEKKVTELALSLGLGKSTVWRLLNTLESEGFVMKDPESKRYKLGLSVLQLNTIVNSTLEINKESQPVLERLTDDTGETSHIAMRRGFSVVYINRTESPRPVEILSYIGRQNPMHCTSSGKVLLAYDRDGLLECYLKHGLKSVTKQTITDEKKLKGELEAVKADGFDVSHGEFIDGVTSVSAPVRNYLGHVMYAVSVVGPTKRMKASQAKIIHKVKEAARDISEKLGYWK from the coding sequence ATGACTGTTGAGACAAAGCAGCCAGATCTGCTCAATTCGGTTAAAAATGCGCTTCGGCTGCTTCAATCGTTTACCTTGGATTCACCGGAAAAGAAGGTAACCGAGCTCGCCTTATCGCTCGGCCTTGGAAAAAGCACGGTCTGGAGGCTCCTGAACACACTGGAGAGCGAAGGATTTGTCATGAAGGATCCGGAATCGAAAAGATATAAGCTAGGATTGTCCGTCTTACAGTTAAACACCATTGTCAACTCCACCCTTGAAATCAACAAGGAATCCCAGCCGGTACTCGAAAGGCTGACAGATGATACCGGTGAAACATCCCACATCGCCATGCGCAGGGGATTCAGCGTCGTCTACATCAATCGGACGGAATCCCCGCGTCCTGTTGAAATCCTGTCTTACATCGGCCGGCAAAATCCCATGCACTGTACGAGCTCCGGAAAGGTGCTGCTCGCTTATGACAGGGACGGGCTGTTGGAATGCTATCTCAAACATGGCTTGAAAAGCGTGACAAAGCAAACGATTACAGATGAAAAAAAGCTGAAGGGCGAGCTTGAAGCTGTAAAAGCGGACGGATTTGACGTCAGCCACGGAGAATTCATCGATGGCGTAACATCGGTTTCCGCTCCTGTCAGAAACTATCTCGGTCATGTCATGTATGCCGTCAGCGTCGTCGGCCCAACCAAACGCATGAAGGCCTCACAAGCTAAAATCATACATAAAGTGAAAGAAGCTGCCCGCGACATTTCAGAAAAACTCGGATATTGGAAATGA
- a CDS encoding amidohydrolase family protein, producing the protein MFDLHTHFIPDDVLQWLKDNQNAVGAVWEKRSPDQAAFLTVNRKWGFELKELFFKETLYLEAQKKAGVSHSLASPVPQLFLYDLPEEITDELSSVYNNALSIWTKHNSHRLSGLGTIPLNSPLKACQRLGEAMDLGLKGAIIGPGASGRLLSDEVFTPLWEEANRRKAIIFIHPLLSEDPRLRRKMMPNLIGVPWETTVCAADLLLSGVTDRFPNVKILLAHGGGYLPYQIGRLNKGYEKWTDVSASISAAPEEYLPSFWFDSVLWNKESAAYLIKLVGEERIVPGSDFPFDLCEWPPADIGQKGAEALLNVKVKA; encoded by the coding sequence TTGTTTGATCTTCATACACACTTCATCCCGGACGATGTCCTGCAATGGCTGAAAGACAATCAAAACGCGGTCGGCGCCGTCTGGGAAAAAAGATCGCCTGATCAAGCAGCGTTTTTGACAGTCAACCGCAAATGGGGATTTGAATTAAAAGAGTTGTTTTTTAAAGAAACCTTATATTTGGAGGCGCAAAAAAAAGCCGGTGTCTCCCATTCGCTCGCATCTCCTGTCCCCCAGCTTTTTCTTTACGATCTTCCCGAGGAGATAACAGATGAATTATCTTCTGTCTATAACAATGCGCTGTCCATATGGACAAAACACAACAGTCATCGTCTTTCAGGTCTCGGGACCATTCCGCTCAACAGTCCGCTGAAGGCTTGCCAGCGTTTAGGTGAGGCGATGGATCTTGGGCTCAAAGGCGCGATCATCGGACCGGGCGCATCCGGCAGGCTTCTCTCAGATGAAGTTTTTACACCGCTTTGGGAAGAAGCCAACAGACGAAAAGCGATCATATTTATCCATCCCCTTCTTTCTGAAGATCCGCGGCTGCGCCGGAAAATGATGCCAAATTTAATCGGTGTTCCTTGGGAAACGACTGTCTGTGCGGCTGACTTGCTGCTCAGCGGTGTTACAGACCGATTTCCAAATGTAAAAATCCTTTTGGCTCATGGAGGGGGCTATCTGCCATATCAAATCGGCCGCCTGAACAAAGGGTATGAAAAGTGGACAGATGTTTCCGCTTCGATCTCGGCCGCGCCGGAGGAATATTTGCCCAGCTTTTGGTTTGACAGTGTGCTATGGAACAAAGAGAGTGCGGCATATTTAATAAAGCTTGTCGGAGAAGAACGGATCGTACCAGGTTCCGACTTTCCTTTTGACCTTTGCGAATGGCCGCCTGCCGACATCGGGCAAAAAGGTGCTGAAGCTTTGCTGAATGTAAAAGTGAAAGCATAA
- a CDS encoding aldehyde dehydrogenase, which produces MSVHTPSAKIVKPFDCRHFINGRSFSSENGRTFDNINPATQEVIGKVAEGGQKEVDLAVAAARRALNGRWKNMTADERIHIIRKVGDIILQRKDELARLETLDTGKPLSLSSTLDIPRSAFNFHFFADFMRGVGTEAYQTDDAAINYAIRRPVGVVGLINPWNLPLLLLTWKLAPCLAAGNTAVIKPAELTPMTATLLGEICRDAGVPDGVVNIVHGFGPDSAGAALSAHPDVDAISFTGETATGKVIMEAASKTLKKLSFELGGKNPNIIFADADMDEAVNTTLKSSFINQGEVCMCGSRIYIEREAYDEFLDKFIHKTKELKVGDPFDPNTNIGALISAEHTERVLNYIALAKTEGGDILTGGKRSEGQASGCYLEPTIITGISRSSRVVKEEIFGPVVTVIPFDDEDEVIAQANDTHYGLSATVWTNDLRRAHRVAGQIESGMVWVNTWFLRDLRTPFGGMKQSGLGREGGIHSFEFFSELSNICIKL; this is translated from the coding sequence ATGAGTGTTCACACCCCGTCGGCTAAAATTGTAAAACCGTTTGACTGCCGTCATTTTATCAACGGCAGATCTTTCTCCTCGGAAAACGGGAGAACGTTTGACAACATCAATCCAGCTACACAGGAAGTGATCGGAAAAGTAGCCGAGGGAGGGCAAAAAGAGGTGGATCTGGCTGTCGCGGCTGCAAGGCGCGCACTAAATGGACGCTGGAAAAACATGACCGCTGATGAAAGAATTCATATCATCCGCAAGGTCGGCGACATCATTCTTCAGCGAAAGGATGAACTGGCAAGGCTTGAGACATTGGATACCGGAAAGCCGCTTTCACTCTCAAGCACTTTGGATATTCCCCGGTCTGCTTTCAACTTTCATTTCTTTGCCGATTTTATGAGGGGAGTCGGGACGGAAGCCTATCAGACGGATGATGCTGCAATCAATTATGCGATCCGCCGCCCGGTCGGTGTCGTCGGATTGATCAATCCCTGGAATTTGCCGCTTCTTTTACTGACGTGGAAATTAGCGCCATGCTTGGCAGCGGGGAATACCGCCGTCATCAAACCGGCCGAACTGACGCCGATGACGGCCACGCTTCTCGGGGAAATCTGCCGTGATGCAGGTGTTCCTGATGGTGTCGTCAATATCGTCCACGGATTTGGACCTGATTCCGCCGGTGCGGCACTATCTGCACATCCGGATGTTGATGCGATTTCCTTCACTGGAGAAACGGCAACCGGAAAAGTCATTATGGAAGCCGCCTCCAAAACATTAAAAAAGCTCTCATTTGAATTGGGAGGGAAAAACCCAAATATCATTTTTGCCGATGCCGACATGGATGAAGCGGTCAATACCACATTGAAATCAAGCTTTATCAACCAAGGCGAAGTATGTATGTGCGGTTCCCGCATCTATATTGAACGGGAAGCGTATGATGAGTTTTTGGACAAGTTTATTCATAAGACAAAGGAACTTAAGGTCGGCGACCCTTTTGATCCGAATACGAATATCGGAGCCTTGATTTCGGCGGAACATACTGAGCGGGTGCTGAACTACATCGCATTGGCGAAAACCGAAGGCGGCGATATTTTAACAGGAGGTAAGCGTTCTGAAGGCCAGGCTTCCGGATGTTATCTTGAACCGACAATCATCACGGGGATCTCCCGGAGCTCGAGGGTTGTCAAAGAAGAAATCTTCGGGCCGGTTGTGACGGTGATTCCATTTGATGATGAAGATGAAGTCATCGCACAAGCAAATGACACCCATTACGGGTTAAGTGCAACCGTATGGACGAACGACCTGCGCCGGGCACACCGTGTTGCCGGACAAATTGAATCGGGAATGGTTTGGGTCAACACCTGGTTTCTCCGCGATTTGCGGACGCCGTTCGGCGGCATGAAGCAAAGCGGGCTTGGCCGTGAAGGAGGCATTCACAGTTTCGAGTTTTTCAGTGAATTATCAAATATTTGCATCAAGCTGTAA
- a CDS encoding 4-oxalocrotonate tautomerase, protein MPIIHIQILEGRPPEKVEEVIQHVTDAVSTTLDAPKENVRVLVTEIPKTHWGIGGKPASKAKP, encoded by the coding sequence TTGCCGATTATTCACATTCAAATATTAGAAGGCCGGCCGCCGGAAAAAGTGGAGGAAGTCATTCAGCATGTGACAGATGCGGTCAGCACCACGTTGGATGCGCCTAAAGAAAATGTCCGTGTTCTTGTTACAGAGATTCCGAAAACACACTGGGGCATAGGCGGCAAGCCGGCTTCAAAAGCGAAGCCGTAA
- a CDS encoding 4-hydroxybenzoate 3-monooxygenase has translation MRTQVGIIGAGPAGLMLAHLLHRQGIEAAVIECRSQEEIEKTIRAGVLEQMTVDLLNETGVGERMMKTGMFHKGIEIRFHGKRHRIDLHRLTGGKYITIYPQHEVIKDLITAGMKAGGDIHFNVSDVRLSDLETSAPVISYRNENGERKKLTCDFIAGCDGFHGPSRQSIPKEIRKEYQKTYPYGWLGILAEAPPSAPELVYAHHEDGFALLSTRTPDIQRLYLQVDPSDSIRGWTDERIWEKLRLRLSADDGWQLIEGKIIQKNIVSMRSFICDPMQYGRLFLAGDAAHIVPPTGAKGLNLAMADVQLLARALKDYYAAGNTERLTRYSAACLRRVWKAERFSWYMTSLLHRRHEDTPFDYQIQLAELDHVTTSKAAAQSLAENYVGLPLEFEEPSKGTLFV, from the coding sequence TTGCGGACACAAGTGGGAATTATCGGTGCAGGTCCCGCGGGGCTTATGCTGGCACATCTGCTTCACCGCCAAGGGATCGAAGCGGCAGTCATCGAATGCCGTTCCCAGGAGGAGATCGAAAAGACCATCCGGGCGGGCGTCCTTGAACAGATGACCGTAGATTTGCTGAATGAAACAGGTGTCGGAGAAAGAATGATGAAAACGGGCATGTTTCATAAAGGAATTGAAATCCGCTTTCATGGCAAACGGCACAGAATTGATCTGCATCGCTTGACAGGCGGGAAATATATTACGATCTATCCCCAGCATGAAGTGATAAAAGATTTAATCACCGCCGGCATGAAAGCGGGCGGTGACATCCATTTTAATGTGTCTGATGTACGCCTATCCGATCTTGAGACATCCGCACCTGTCATTTCATATCGAAATGAAAACGGGGAGAGAAAAAAGCTGACCTGTGATTTTATTGCCGGATGCGACGGCTTTCACGGTCCAAGCAGACAAAGCATTCCGAAAGAGATCCGCAAAGAATATCAAAAAACATACCCTTACGGCTGGCTTGGCATTTTGGCTGAAGCGCCGCCGTCCGCTCCCGAGCTTGTCTATGCCCATCATGAAGATGGTTTTGCCCTTCTCAGCACCAGAACGCCGGATATACAGCGTCTTTATTTGCAGGTCGATCCGTCTGATTCGATCCGCGGCTGGACGGATGAGCGAATCTGGGAGAAGCTTCGTCTCAGGCTGTCGGCCGATGATGGCTGGCAGTTGATTGAAGGTAAGATTATTCAAAAAAACATTGTGTCGATGAGAAGCTTTATATGTGATCCGATGCAATACGGGCGGCTGTTTTTGGCGGGAGATGCCGCACATATCGTCCCGCCGACCGGAGCAAAGGGACTGAATCTCGCCATGGCGGATGTGCAGTTGCTTGCAAGGGCGCTGAAGGATTATTATGCCGCCGGCAATACAGAGCGGCTGACGCGATATTCAGCCGCATGTCTCCGCCGCGTTTGGAAAGCGGAGCGCTTTTCCTGGTATATGACTTCTCTGCTTCACCGCCGCCATGAAGACACGCCTTTTGATTACCAAATCCAGCTGGCGGAACTGGATCATGTGACGACATCAAAAGCGGCCGCACAAAGTCTGGCGGAAAATTATGTCGGACTGCCGCTGGAATTTGAAGAGCCGTCTAAAGGAACGCTTTTCGTATAA
- the pta gene encoding phosphate acetyltransferase: protein MADLFTTVQEKVAGKGVKIVFPEGLDERILTAVNNLAGNNVLKPILVGNKEDITEKAKGLNLTLDGVDIYDPHTYEGMEELVQAFVERRKGKATEEQARQILLDENYFGTMLVYKGLADGLVSGAAHSTADTVRPALQIIKTKEGVKKTSGVFIMARGEEQYVFADCAINIAPDSEDLAEIAIESANTAKMFDIEPRVAMLSFSTKGSAKSDETEKVANAVAIAKEKAPELTLDGEFQFDAAFVPSVAEKKAPDSVIKGDANVFVFPSLEAGNIGYKIAQRLGNFEAVGPILQGLNMPVNDLSRGCNAEDVYNLALITAAQAL from the coding sequence GTGGCAGATTTATTTACAACAGTGCAGGAAAAAGTAGCAGGAAAAGGAGTTAAAATTGTATTTCCGGAAGGCTTGGATGAACGCATCCTGACAGCGGTCAACAATTTGGCCGGAAATAACGTCTTAAAGCCGATCCTCGTCGGAAACAAAGAGGACATTACGGAGAAAGCAAAAGGATTGAACTTAACACTTGATGGTGTTGATATATATGATCCTCATACATATGAAGGAATGGAAGAGCTTGTGCAGGCTTTCGTTGAGCGCCGTAAAGGAAAAGCGACGGAAGAGCAGGCGCGCCAAATTCTTTTAGATGAAAACTATTTTGGAACGATGCTTGTTTATAAAGGACTTGCCGACGGTCTTGTCAGCGGTGCGGCTCATTCAACAGCGGATACGGTCCGCCCGGCGCTGCAGATTATTAAAACAAAAGAAGGCGTCAAAAAAACATCCGGAGTTTTCATCATGGCTCGCGGCGAAGAGCAGTATGTGTTCGCAGACTGCGCGATCAACATTGCGCCTGACAGCGAGGATCTTGCCGAAATTGCAATCGAAAGCGCCAATACAGCGAAAATGTTCGACATTGAGCCGCGCGTGGCGATGCTCAGCTTCTCAACAAAAGGATCGGCTAAATCTGATGAGACTGAAAAGGTGGCCAACGCTGTAGCCATTGCCAAAGAAAAAGCGCCTGAGCTTACGCTTGACGGTGAATTCCAATTTGATGCGGCATTTGTTCCGTCTGTCGCTGAGAAAAAAGCGCCGGACTCCGTTATTAAAGGCGATGCAAATGTGTTTGTATTCCCAAGCCTGGAAGCAGGAAACATCGGCTACAAAATCGCGCAGCGCCTCGGCAATTTTGAGGCGGTCGGACCGATCTTGCAAGGTCTGAACATGCCTGTGAACGATCTGTCCAGAGGCTGCAACGCAGAAGATGTTTACAACCTTGCCCTTATTACGGCAGCACAAGCGCTATAA
- a CDS encoding fumarylacetoacetate hydrolase family protein, with protein sequence MNATALKETAHLLYLAEVEKREIERITKDHPELTVEDAYEIQKELILLKAKQGSGIIGPKMGLTSRAKMQQMNVEEPIYGYIFEDMLVPNGGALQMEQLIHPKVEAEIAFLLGEDIEGPGVTGEQILAATDFFLPALEVIDSRYENFSFTLPDVIADNASSSRVVFGEKIRKPDGLRLDSVKVSLMINGEVKEQGTGAAVVGHPANSAAMLADMLARKNEKLKAGSIILTGGVTGAVMLHRGDRVSAHVEGLGDVSFTAC encoded by the coding sequence ATGAACGCGACAGCACTCAAGGAAACGGCTCATCTGCTTTATCTCGCTGAAGTAGAAAAGCGGGAAATCGAAAGAATCACAAAAGACCATCCGGAGCTGACGGTTGAAGATGCCTATGAAATACAAAAAGAGTTGATTTTGCTGAAAGCAAAGCAGGGCAGCGGGATTATCGGTCCGAAAATGGGCTTGACGAGCCGGGCGAAAATGCAGCAAATGAATGTGGAAGAACCGATCTACGGATATATTTTTGAAGATATGCTCGTGCCCAATGGCGGGGCGCTCCAAATGGAACAGCTGATCCACCCAAAAGTCGAAGCTGAGATTGCCTTTTTGCTGGGGGAGGATATAGAAGGTCCAGGTGTTACAGGTGAGCAAATCCTCGCCGCGACCGATTTTTTTCTTCCCGCTCTTGAAGTGATTGACAGCCGCTATGAAAATTTTTCTTTTACCCTGCCAGATGTTATAGCGGATAATGCGTCATCTTCCAGAGTCGTGTTTGGTGAAAAAATCAGAAAACCGGACGGTCTAAGGCTCGATTCGGTAAAAGTCTCATTAATGATCAACGGCGAGGTCAAAGAGCAGGGGACAGGCGCTGCAGTCGTGGGACACCCCGCCAATTCGGCAGCGATGCTCGCCGATATGCTCGCCCGGAAAAACGAAAAGCTGAAAGCGGGAAGCATCATTTTGACCGGCGGTGTTACGGGAGCTGTCATGCTGCATCGCGGGGACCGTGTTTCAGCACATGTTGAAGGTCTTGGCGATGTTTCGTTTACAGCCTGTTGA
- a CDS encoding aromatic acid/H+ symport family MFS transporter, which produces MINRSVDPGEVMARSKWNKVHMTVFFWCFFAVAFDGYDIAMYGVSLPWLMEEWNLTAIQAGAIGSYTLVGMMLGALILSPFADKFGRKKMLGLCILLFSLFTGASGMVDDPLPFAVMRFIAALGMGGLMPNAISLMTEYSPKKNRAMIVAAMYCGYSAGGVLASLVGMLAVPGAGWRVLYWLGAIPLIALPFFFRQCPESLSFYMLKKQPKKLAGILNKVHPDGQYNEHDDYQLSAAAEQTKGFPVKKLFEQKRAASTFAFWLSVFSCLLMVYGLNTWLPKMMQASGYGLKSSLSFNLALCIGQAAGALIGGSLADRAGHKKVLTGMYVLGAVCFAAFGLTVNPYVLYLLIALGGACTVGTQNIANPYISEFYPKEIRATGIGWALGIGRIGAIIAPSLFGLILAAGIDPKQSFIIFAVPSLFAALGIVLVQEHHAKFDLGSAEKQRNQVRSEIKI; this is translated from the coding sequence ATGATAAATCGTTCAGTTGATCCCGGAGAAGTCATGGCGAGAAGCAAATGGAATAAAGTGCATATGACCGTTTTCTTCTGGTGTTTTTTCGCCGTCGCCTTTGATGGCTATGATATTGCCATGTACGGTGTCAGCCTTCCGTGGCTGATGGAGGAATGGAACTTAACAGCGATTCAGGCCGGAGCGATCGGCAGCTACACATTGGTCGGCATGATGCTGGGCGCGCTGATCTTGTCACCTTTCGCCGATAAGTTTGGCCGCAAAAAAATGCTTGGCCTTTGCATCCTTCTGTTCAGTCTGTTTACCGGCGCATCCGGAATGGTTGATGACCCCCTGCCGTTTGCAGTCATGCGTTTCATTGCGGCGCTCGGCATGGGGGGATTGATGCCCAATGCCATATCGCTGATGACCGAGTATTCACCGAAAAAAAACAGAGCGATGATTGTCGCAGCCATGTATTGCGGCTATTCCGCCGGCGGAGTGCTGGCTTCCCTCGTCGGCATGCTTGCGGTTCCGGGAGCGGGCTGGAGAGTGCTGTATTGGCTCGGCGCCATTCCTTTGATTGCGCTGCCTTTCTTTTTCAGGCAATGTCCCGAATCGCTATCATTTTACATGTTAAAAAAACAACCGAAAAAACTGGCCGGGATTCTCAACAAGGTGCATCCCGACGGACAATACAACGAACATGACGATTATCAGTTATCCGCTGCCGCAGAACAAACAAAGGGCTTTCCGGTCAAAAAATTGTTTGAACAAAAACGCGCCGCCAGCACATTTGCTTTTTGGCTGTCTGTATTCAGCTGTCTTTTAATGGTGTACGGGTTGAACACATGGCTGCCGAAAATGATGCAGGCTTCAGGTTACGGGTTGAAATCCAGCCTGTCCTTCAATCTCGCGCTGTGCATCGGACAAGCCGCCGGCGCTTTGATCGGCGGCAGCCTGGCCGATAGAGCCGGACATAAAAAAGTGCTCACCGGTATGTATGTCCTTGGAGCTGTCTGTTTTGCCGCCTTTGGACTAACAGTGAATCCGTATGTTTTGTACTTGCTGATTGCTTTGGGAGGGGCGTGCACCGTCGGTACGCAAAATATTGCGAACCCGTACATTTCCGAGTTTTATCCGAAAGAAATCAGAGCAACCGGCATCGGCTGGGCGCTTGGGATCGGCAGGATCGGCGCCATCATCGCTCCTTCCTTGTTCGGATTGATTCTCGCGGCCGGCATTGATCCGAAGCAGTCGTTTATCATCTTTGCCGTCCCAAGCCTTTTTGCCGCACTCGGCATCGTGCTCGTTCAGGAACACCATGCAAAATTTGACCTTGGATCGGCCGAAAAGCAACGGAATCAAGTGAGAAGCGAAATCAAAATCTAA
- the hemQ gene encoding hydrogen peroxide-dependent heme synthase, whose translation MSEQQKTNEAAQTLDGWYALHDFRTMDWSAWKLLSSDERQIIISEFTGLLEKWGAVQKEGNGSHTLYSIVGQKADFMLMILRPTMEELNEIELEFNKSKLAEFTIPAYSYVSVVELSNYMGSGDGDPYENPQVRARLYPELPDAKYVCFYPMDKRRSGNDNWYMLSMEERRNLMRSHGMIGRGYAGKVKQIITGSIGFDDYEWGVTLFSDDVLQFKKLVYEMRFDEVSARYGEFGSFFVGNRLSNEQLPAFLYV comes from the coding sequence ATGAGCGAACAGCAGAAAACGAATGAAGCCGCACAAACGCTTGACGGCTGGTATGCCCTTCACGATTTCCGAACGATGGACTGGTCTGCATGGAAGCTGCTTTCAAGCGACGAACGCCAGATCATCATCAGCGAATTTACCGGTCTCCTTGAAAAATGGGGCGCGGTGCAAAAAGAAGGAAACGGAAGCCACACATTGTACAGCATCGTCGGCCAGAAAGCCGATTTCATGCTGATGATTTTGCGTCCGACGATGGAGGAATTAAACGAGATCGAACTTGAATTCAATAAATCAAAACTGGCGGAATTTACCATTCCTGCTTATTCATACGTATCTGTCGTCGAGCTCAGCAACTATATGGGAAGCGGTGACGGAGATCCTTATGAAAATCCGCAGGTGCGCGCCCGCCTCTATCCGGAACTGCCTGATGCCAAGTATGTCTGCTTCTATCCGATGGATAAAAGAAGATCGGGCAATGATAACTGGTACATGCTGTCCATGGAAGAGCGGCGAAACTTAATGCGCAGCCACGGCATGATCGGACGCGGCTATGCAGGCAAAGTCAAGCAGATCATTACGGGTTCCATCGGCTTTGACGATTACGAATGGGGTGTAACACTTTTCTCCGATGATGTGCTCCAGTTCAAAAAGCTTGTCTATGAAATGCGCTTTGACGAAGTCAGCGCACGTTACGGAGAATTCGGTTCGTTCTTTGTCGGCAACCGTCTCTCCAATGAACAGCTGCCCGCATTTTTATACGTATAA
- the bslA gene encoding biofilm surface layer hydrophobin BslA gives MLKSVFRFKFSVLTAALVIMASVFLPSLHADAQTVKTESVNRPAAKASLYSIITGDSKQEWSYSDIELTYRPNSILALGTVEFTLPSGFSATTTDTVNGRALTTGQILNNGRTVRLPLTIDLLGIAEFKLKLNHKTLPAAGKYTFRAENRVLGLGSTFYAESSIEVLKRPTPPTPPCGCN, from the coding sequence ATGTTAAAAAGTGTGTTTCGTTTTAAATTCTCGGTCTTGACGGCCGCTCTCGTGATCATGGCTTCGGTTTTTCTGCCGTCGCTTCATGCCGATGCCCAAACGGTTAAAACGGAATCTGTGAACCGTCCGGCTGCAAAGGCCTCATTGTATTCGATCATCACAGGGGACAGCAAACAGGAGTGGTCATACTCCGATATTGAGCTTACATACAGACCAAATTCCATTTTGGCGCTGGGAACGGTTGAATTCACATTGCCGTCCGGGTTTTCCGCGACAACGACAGACACGGTTAATGGAAGGGCGTTGACAACCGGTCAAATCTTGAACAACGGAAGAACGGTCAGACTACCGCTGACGATCGATTTATTGGGAATCGCGGAGTTCAAGCTGAAGTTGAATCATAAAACCTTGCCGGCCGCCGGAAAATATACATTCAGAGCGGAAAACAGAGTGCTGGGCCTTGGATCCACATTCTATGCCGAGTCCTCCATTGAGGTGCTGAAAAGACCGACTCCGCCTACACCGCCATGCGGCTGTAATTAA
- a CDS encoding extradiol ring-cleavage dioxygenase, with amino-acid sequence MSIELAALVPHTPRMCFEERTPEFQKELVKGMKRLSGMIERIQPDAIVIISCHWTSSFDHLVDAAPEHRGVLTALECPNLISDVPYSYPGDTELAIELAEAGINGGLPVIPVNDPVYCWDYGTVVPLRYLVPNGDIPVIDLSVTLAANLEETYLWGQLAGRVLKESGKKTVFIASGALSHHLVRGPECMPTLAEQALDGQFLTYLTDNDLVSAKLMLPQYAKNAGLEAGGRHIAMLLGVLEDGCKSTYYGYGQSSGSSNVVMAFEPMCSATRSARLTEKNTVR; translated from the coding sequence ATGTCGATTGAATTGGCGGCACTTGTTCCGCATACACCGAGAATGTGCTTTGAAGAAAGAACGCCTGAGTTTCAAAAGGAGCTTGTCAAAGGCATGAAGCGGCTTTCCGGAATGATTGAACGAATTCAGCCTGACGCGATTGTCATCATTTCCTGCCACTGGACGTCAAGCTTTGACCATCTTGTCGATGCGGCCCCGGAACATCGAGGTGTGTTGACGGCGCTGGAATGCCCGAATTTAATATCAGATGTTCCGTATTCCTATCCAGGAGATACCGAGTTGGCAATTGAATTGGCGGAAGCGGGCATCAATGGAGGGCTGCCCGTTATTCCCGTCAATGACCCGGTATATTGCTGGGATTACGGTACAGTCGTTCCACTTCGTTATCTCGTGCCAAACGGCGATATTCCGGTGATCGATTTATCGGTTACATTAGCCGCCAATTTAGAGGAAACGTATTTGTGGGGCCAGCTGGCCGGAAGAGTGCTGAAAGAAAGCGGGAAAAAAACCGTATTTATCGCCAGCGGGGCTCTCAGCCATCATTTGGTGAGGGGGCCGGAATGCATGCCAACCCTTGCAGAGCAGGCGCTTGACGGGCAGTTCTTAACGTATCTGACAGACAATGATTTGGTATCCGCAAAGCTCATGCTTCCTCAATACGCGAAAAACGCCGGTCTTGAAGCAGGCGGCCGGCATATTGCCATGCTGCTGGGCGTGCTGGAGGATGGCTGTAAAAGCACGTATTACGGATATGGCCAATCATCAGGCAGCTCCAATGTTGTCATGGCTTTTGAACCGATGTGTTCAGCGACCCGGTCCGCCAGGCTCACTGAAAAAAACACTGTGCGTTAA